A window from Aerococcus sp. Group 1 encodes these proteins:
- a CDS encoding D-isomer specific 2-hydroxyacid dehydrogenase family protein has translation MTDYKIALVNSSSFGKWFPEHIEALEKIGPVDSFRFDNDIDGKSLAEKLHGYNLIISSVTPFFTKEFFENKDELLIISRHGIGYNNIDLDAAKEHGTLVTIVPPLVERDTVAENAVAQLLALVRQTLPAAQAAKDNKWKDRAQFMGHELSGKNVGVIGCGNIGSRVAEILKYGFNANLYVCDPKVDPEWVEKHGAKVVELDELLAKADIISLNASLDEDSYHILNEEAFSKMKKGVYITNTARGALVDEEAVIDAIEAGIVLGLATDVMEEEPADNSHPYFSNDKILVTPHISAYTYECIKGMGDKCVDDIQKVVNGEEPGGIVSPK, from the coding sequence ATGACAGATTATAAAATAGCATTGGTTAATTCCAGTAGTTTCGGTAAATGGTTTCCAGAGCATATTGAAGCTTTAGAAAAAATTGGACCAGTGGACTCCTTCCGCTTTGATAATGACATTGATGGGAAAAGTCTAGCTGAGAAATTACATGGTTATAATTTAATCATTTCTTCTGTAACTCCTTTCTTTACTAAAGAATTCTTTGAAAATAAAGATGAATTACTCATTATTTCTAGACATGGTATTGGTTATAACAATATTGATCTTGATGCAGCCAAGGAACACGGTACTTTGGTAACTATAGTTCCTCCTTTAGTTGAAAGAGACACAGTGGCAGAAAATGCTGTTGCTCAATTATTAGCGCTCGTAAGACAAACTCTACCAGCGGCTCAAGCGGCTAAAGATAACAAATGGAAAGATCGCGCTCAGTTTATGGGACATGAACTTTCTGGAAAAAATGTAGGGGTTATCGGCTGTGGAAATATTGGTAGCCGAGTTGCTGAAATCTTAAAATATGGCTTTAACGCTAATCTCTATGTATGTGACCCCAAGGTAGATCCAGAATGGGTTGAGAAACATGGGGCAAAAGTCGTTGAGTTAGATGAATTATTAGCGAAAGCAGATATTATTTCCTTAAATGCTTCTCTTGATGAAGATAGCTACCATATCTTAAATGAAGAAGCCTTTTCAAAAATGAAAAAGGGCGTTTACATTACTAATACTGCTCGTGGGGCCCTGGTTGATGAAGAGGCAGTGATTGACGCTATCGAAGCAGGTATTGTACTTGGTTTAGCTACAGATGTGATGGAAGAAGAACCTGCTGATAATTCTCATCCATACTTTTCTAATGACAAGATCTTAGTAACCCCTCACATTTCAGCCTACACTTATGAATGTATTAAAGGCATGGGAGATAAATGTGTGGATGATATTCAAAAGGTTGTCAACGGAGAAGAACCTGGAGGCATCGTTTCACCAAAATAA
- the gnd gene encoding phosphogluconate dehydrogenase (NAD(+)-dependent, decarboxylating) — protein sequence MKIGMIGLGKMGASLAENMSNHGVEVLGYDQNPGNPGLTHDKFTRVTNLDEMIAGLSKPRVVWLLVPAGDITNSVIDEVSQKLDPGDLIIDGGNSFFKDSIANYEKLKEDNIYFLDCGTSGGMSGALNGGNFMIGGDQEAFKIVEPVFEKISWEGGYLYTGKAGSGHYLKMIHNGIEYGMMAAIGEGFDVLEHSQYEYDYEAVANLWNNGSVIRSWLMELAADAFKKDAKLEGIEGVMYSSGEGKWTVEEALDLQVSIPVITSSLMSRYRSLESDTFNGKVVSALRNSFGGHAMKKKEN from the coding sequence ATGAAAATAGGAATGATTGGACTAGGCAAAATGGGAGCCAGTCTTGCAGAAAATATGAGCAACCACGGCGTGGAGGTTCTCGGTTATGATCAAAACCCAGGCAATCCGGGTTTGACACATGATAAGTTTACTAGGGTTACAAATTTAGATGAAATGATTGCTGGTTTATCTAAGCCGCGAGTAGTTTGGTTATTAGTTCCCGCTGGAGATATTACTAATTCAGTAATTGATGAAGTTAGTCAAAAGCTTGATCCAGGAGACCTTATCATTGATGGTGGCAATTCTTTCTTTAAAGATTCCATAGCTAATTATGAAAAACTAAAAGAGGATAATATTTATTTTCTTGATTGTGGGACTTCTGGCGGCATGTCGGGAGCCCTAAATGGCGGTAATTTTATGATTGGTGGCGATCAAGAAGCCTTTAAGATTGTTGAGCCTGTATTTGAAAAAATATCTTGGGAGGGTGGCTACCTATATACGGGGAAAGCCGGTAGTGGGCATTATCTCAAAATGATTCATAATGGGATTGAATATGGCATGATGGCTGCTATTGGCGAAGGTTTTGATGTTTTAGAACATTCTCAATATGAGTATGATTATGAAGCGGTTGCTAATTTGTGGAATAATGGCTCAGTTATTCGTTCCTGGTTAATGGAATTAGCAGCAGATGCCTTTAAGAAGGATGCTAAGCTCGAAGGAATTGAAGGTGTCATGTATTCATCTGGGGAAGGTAAATGGACTGTAGAAGAAGCTTTAGACTTACAGGTTTCAATTCCAGTAATTACTTCATCTCTAATGTCTCGCTACCGCTCATTAGAGTCAGATACCTTTAATGGTAAAGTTGTCTCTGCATTACGCAATAGCTTTGGAGGCCATGCTATGAAGAAAAAAGAAAATTAA
- a CDS encoding PTS sugar transporter subunit IIC, with amino-acid sequence MDVTVSMWQALAIAVWVAMVMSRSILGGATLTLRFSPLMTGFVVGLVFGNVADAMVITAAIQLIYMGVFSPGGQMPSEPCIAAAIAVPVALLSGMGPEATVGIAVPVGLLGSYLYQFRFFVNTFIARSFMDNAAKEADSRKLTISIIWLPTLVSFLIFVPFMFIALYLGTPLIASFVESASGTIIFHILEVIGGGLAAIGIAVTVYVIGKKNYIPFFLLAYFMAVMFSSLEITMVTYAILGALIAYIFVMAQGSSTAGMVSGSSADEDDDDY; translated from the coding sequence ATGGATGTTACTGTAAGTATGTGGCAAGCCTTGGCAATTGCAGTTTGGGTGGCCATGGTTATGTCACGTTCAATTTTAGGTGGTGCCACGTTAACCCTTAGGTTCTCACCACTGATGACAGGTTTTGTGGTTGGTTTAGTATTTGGTAATGTTGCTGATGCGATGGTGATTACAGCAGCTATTCAATTAATTTACATGGGGGTATTCTCACCAGGTGGGCAAATGCCATCAGAACCATGTATTGCTGCAGCAATTGCTGTACCTGTAGCATTGCTAAGTGGTATGGGCCCTGAAGCGACTGTTGGTATTGCTGTTCCAGTCGGATTATTAGGTTCTTATTTATATCAATTTAGATTCTTTGTTAATACCTTTATTGCGCGGTCATTTATGGATAATGCTGCAAAAGAAGCAGATAGCCGTAAATTAACAATTTCTATTATTTGGTTACCAACTTTAGTATCGTTCTTAATTTTTGTACCTTTTATGTTTATTGCATTGTATCTCGGCACTCCGTTAATTGCATCATTCGTTGAATCAGCATCAGGTACAATTATTTTCCATATCTTAGAAGTTATCGGTGGCGGTTTAGCAGCCATTGGTATTGCTGTGACAGTTTATGTTATCGGTAAGAAAAATTATATTCCTTTCTTCCTCTTGGCTTATTTCATGGCAGTAATGTTCAGTTCCTTAGAGATTACCATGGTTACTTATGCGATTTTGGGTGCTTTAATTGCCTATATCTTCGTAATGGCCCAAGGAAGCTCAACCGCAGGTATGGTTTCAGGTTCAAGCGCTGACGAAGATGATGATGACTATTAA
- a CDS encoding PTS system mannose/fructose/sorbose family transporter subunit IID yields MNEIRKDSALAPEVITAKDVNKAWTRFYFANEIPHSFDRYISGALMWGLMPILKKLYKDKDELSAAYQRHLLFFNTQLSWGGGTITGIMASMEQVRAQEVHNGEEITVSDDLLYNTKAGLMGALAGIGDSIDSGTIQYIFIAIGLPWAQQGSGLGALIPFICFATYQYLIGAYFAQMGFKLGCSAASEVMGSSMQKIINGLSILGLFMMGILAGNYVKVSSSLQFTLSGKEFVIQDILDGILPGLLPLLTVAGVYFYFLKKEFNVTKALIGLTVILGVLAAVGIL; encoded by the coding sequence ATGAATGAAATTAGAAAAGATAGTGCATTAGCTCCAGAAGTGATTACTGCAAAAGATGTTAATAAAGCATGGACACGATTTTATTTTGCTAATGAAATTCCCCATTCTTTTGACCGTTATATCTCTGGTGCGTTAATGTGGGGCTTAATGCCAATTTTGAAAAAATTATATAAAGATAAAGATGAACTTTCGGCAGCTTATCAACGCCACCTATTGTTCTTCAACACCCAGTTATCCTGGGGTGGCGGTACCATTACTGGTATCATGGCTTCAATGGAACAAGTTCGGGCTCAAGAGGTACACAATGGCGAAGAAATTACTGTATCCGATGACTTATTATATAACACAAAAGCAGGGCTAATGGGAGCCTTAGCGGGTATCGGAGACTCGATTGATTCGGGAACTATTCAGTATATTTTCATCGCTATTGGTCTTCCTTGGGCACAACAAGGGTCCGGGCTAGGGGCTCTGATTCCATTTATCTGTTTTGCTACTTATCAATACTTAATTGGTGCTTACTTTGCTCAAATGGGCTTTAAGCTAGGATGCTCAGCTGCTTCAGAAGTGATGGGCTCCTCTATGCAAAAAATCATTAACGGCCTGTCAATATTAGGATTGTTTATGATGGGGATTTTAGCAGGTAATTATGTAAAGGTTTCTTCAAGTTTACAGTTTACTCTTTCTGGAAAAGAGTTTGTTATTCAGGATATCTTAGATGGTATTTTACCAGGTCTATTACCTTTACTTACCGTAGCAGGAGTCTATTTCTACTTCCTTAAAAAAGAATTTAATGTGACAAAAGCTCTAATCGGACTGACTGTAATATTAGGTGTGCTAGCTGCGGTTGGTATACTTTAG
- a CDS encoding PTS sugar transporter subunit IIB encodes MGEVVLARVDARLIHGQVSTNLVNSTGANAIFVADDPSAHDDFAKNVIISAGGRTGQKIRVLKEEGSVRYWKDRQYDNYKVLFMTKTIEAVYKIIKEGVPIKKLNIGGLPQRPGLTPIIKEVAINQEQYDMLKELRDDYDVEVYFQAIPSSTRVELKDVANKFE; translated from the coding sequence ATGGGAGAAGTTGTTTTAGCAAGAGTCGACGCACGTTTAATTCATGGGCAAGTATCCACTAATTTAGTTAATTCGACTGGAGCCAATGCTATTTTTGTAGCAGATGACCCTTCAGCACATGATGATTTTGCTAAAAATGTCATTATTAGTGCTGGCGGACGAACCGGACAAAAAATTCGCGTTTTAAAAGAAGAAGGTTCCGTTCGTTATTGGAAGGACCGTCAATATGACAACTATAAGGTGCTGTTCATGACTAAAACGATTGAAGCAGTGTATAAAATTATTAAAGAAGGCGTTCCAATTAAAAAATTAAATATTGGAGGTTTACCTCAACGTCCAGGTTTAACACCGATCATCAAAGAAGTAGCAATCAATCAAGAACAATATGATATGCTCAAAGAATTACGTGATGATTATGACGTAGAAGTCTATTTCCAAGCAATTCCTTCCTCCACTCGTGTGGAATTAAAAGATGTCGCTAATAAATTCGAGTAG
- a CDS encoding PTS sugar transporter subunit IIA: MVGLLLISHGRMAEGMIDSLALIGGVDEHIDYCSLVAGQDFETFKEDVRQSIKALDSGDGVLVFVDLYGASPFNATLQIYRELLKENIHIRVITGMNLPMLLEANAMKSALSLGELTNMVLSSGQESIQEPISEIVNNEVEEEGDDY; encoded by the coding sequence ATGGTTGGACTCTTATTAATAAGTCATGGACGTATGGCAGAGGGCATGATTGATAGCCTTGCTTTGATCGGTGGGGTTGATGAACATATTGATTATTGCTCTTTAGTAGCTGGTCAAGATTTTGAAACTTTTAAAGAAGATGTTCGCCAGTCTATCAAGGCGCTTGATAGTGGCGATGGGGTCTTAGTCTTTGTCGACCTATATGGGGCCTCTCCTTTTAATGCAACACTACAAATTTATCGAGAATTATTGAAAGAAAATATTCACATCCGTGTGATTACTGGTATGAATTTACCTATGCTACTAGAAGCTAATGCCATGAAATCAGCTTTGAGTCTTGGTGAACTTACCAATATGGTTTTATCAAGCGGTCAAGAATCCATTCAAGAACCAATTTCTGAAATTGTTAACAATGAAGTGGAAGAAGAGGGAGATGATTACTAA
- a CDS encoding phosphoglycerate dehydrogenase produces the protein MAKVLITPRSFAKYNKEEIVQLFEEADIEPIFNETGTIYTEEKLIESVSDVDGIIVGVDPITENVINNAPKLKTIAKYGVGIDNINVELAKEKDITITRTIGANASAVADYDFALLMAVARRVVEINNAAKEKIDWSKKMALDIYGKKIGILGLGATGRETVKRAQGFAMDIYGYDIYEDKDYIKENNIHFTQDLTTIFKECDFISIHIPLTEDTHYLINKDLFAIAKPNLVLTNTARGGIINEKDLYEALANKQIFGAGIDAFEQEPLEDSPLLGLENLIIGTHTAASSVGASEQMTFQATQNVISEIQR, from the coding sequence ATGGCGAAAGTATTAATTACACCGCGATCCTTTGCTAAATATAATAAAGAAGAAATTGTGCAACTCTTTGAGGAAGCTGATATTGAACCTATATTTAATGAAACAGGTACGATCTATACAGAAGAAAAACTTATTGAGTCAGTTTCAGATGTAGATGGAATTATTGTAGGTGTCGATCCAATCACGGAAAATGTGATAAACAATGCACCTAAGCTGAAAACTATTGCTAAGTATGGAGTCGGCATTGATAATATTAATGTTGAACTTGCCAAAGAAAAAGATATTACCATTACTCGTACGATAGGTGCTAATGCAAGTGCAGTTGCTGACTATGATTTCGCTCTATTAATGGCTGTTGCTCGTAGAGTCGTTGAGATTAATAATGCAGCTAAAGAAAAAATCGATTGGTCTAAGAAAATGGCCCTAGATATTTACGGCAAAAAAATCGGTATACTTGGCTTAGGTGCAACAGGGCGTGAAACAGTTAAACGCGCTCAGGGCTTTGCTATGGATATCTATGGTTATGATATCTATGAAGATAAAGATTATATTAAAGAAAACAATATTCACTTTACCCAAGATTTAACAACCATATTTAAAGAATGTGATTTTATTTCCATTCATATACCATTAACTGAAGATACTCATTATTTGATTAATAAGGACCTTTTTGCAATAGCAAAACCTAACTTAGTATTAACTAATACAGCTAGAGGAGGCATTATTAATGAAAAGGACCTTTATGAAGCACTAGCTAATAAACAAATTTTTGGTGCTGGAATTGATGCTTTTGAGCAGGAACCACTAGAAGATTCACCTTTACTAGGTTTAGAAAATCTAATTATTGGAACACATACAGCAGCTTCTTCTGTTGGAGCAAGTGAGCAAATGACTTTTCAGGCGACTCAAAATGTTATTTCAGAAATTCAAAGATAA
- a CDS encoding HAD hydrolase-like protein has product MSIIHKNCIIFDMDGLLVNSEIVYHDAWHQSFNDFDIEVPDGLVTSWIGQSARNVHDSLVAICGSDEKAKEVRSYRETLFLDLLLKIMSN; this is encoded by the coding sequence ATGTCAATAATACATAAAAATTGCATTATTTTCGATATGGATGGTCTTTTGGTCAATAGTGAAATTGTTTACCATGATGCCTGGCACCAAAGTTTTAATGACTTTGATATTGAAGTGCCAGATGGACTAGTTACATCCTGGATTGGCCAAAGCGCCCGTAATGTTCACGATAGTTTAGTAGCTATTTGCGGAAGTGATGAAAAAGCTAAAGAAGTTCGGTCCTATCGGGAAACCTTATTTTTAGATTTATTGCTAAAGATCATGTCCAATTAA
- a CDS encoding HAD family hydrolase translates to MLDYCKATFDAVGLGSSAPNVRGYKMLEHFEISKYFDHILFAQDVKHNKPHPEVYLKHLDYHQVDADEALVIEDSIVGAQAANNAGIGVVLVPDNEFPKSSEPRPDNVLLEVDNLNEVIKWMKD, encoded by the coding sequence ATTTTGGATTATTGTAAGGCGACATTTGATGCTGTTGGCTTAGGGTCATCAGCCCCTAATGTTAGGGGATATAAAATGCTAGAACACTTTGAGATTAGCAAGTATTTTGACCATATTTTATTTGCCCAAGATGTGAAGCATAATAAACCTCATCCGGAAGTCTATTTGAAACATTTGGATTATCACCAAGTTGATGCAGATGAAGCTCTGGTTATTGAGGACTCTATCGTGGGAGCTCAAGCCGCGAATAATGCTGGAATTGGGGTTGTTTTAGTGCCTGATAACGAATTTCCTAAATCTTCTGAACCACGACCAGACAATGTTTTACTTGAAGTAGATAACTTAAATGAAGTCATTAAATGGATGAAGGACTAA
- a CDS encoding transposase family protein, whose translation MTQSNCIQNLFNIKDENIEIEDKVVEEKKNNIIHKVIFGTLTNHPSHCSHCGHINESQADIVKNGFYSSDILLTTINGGQPVTLRLKKQRFFCKHCQRTFNTETPIVAMVTPISWTLYIVSWPLASSFLLLTVLAYFLPTHLLRNLNLSRGRA comes from the coding sequence ATGACTCAATCTAATTGTATACAAAATCTCTTTAATATAAAAGATGAAAATATTGAAATTGAAGATAAAGTAGTGGAGGAAAAGAAAAATAATATCATTCATAAGGTTATTTTTGGAACCTTAACTAACCATCCTTCTCACTGTTCCCATTGCGGACATATCAACGAATCACAAGCTGATATCGTTAAAAATGGATTTTATTCAAGCGATATCTTACTAACGACCATTAATGGAGGTCAACCCGTTACTTTGCGTCTTAAAAAGCAACGTTTCTTTTGTAAGCACTGCCAAAGGACTTTTAATACTGAAACCCCCATAGTGGCTATGGTGACCCCAATAAGTTGGACTTTATATATAGTGAGTTGGCCTTTGGCCAGCTCTTTTTTGTTGCTTACAGTTCTTGCTTATTTCTTGCCGACACATTTACTCAGAAATTTAAACTTGTCAAGAGGAAGAGCGTAG
- a CDS encoding IS3 family transposase (programmed frameshift), with protein MSKYSLEFKLNLVGDYIAKKGSYRTLANKAGIDPSILRRWVNNYYEFGVDGLKKRRTQQVYTVEFKLNAIELYESTEMSYRELANSLNMNNPSLIANWRRAYHERGLDGLSARKGRPPKVSKKKSQINQIKDSSETNQLSEAKIKELEQRITDLEIENKFLKGLRRRVAQKSQARKEEIVTEITRLHDEKYALKDILSVLKFPKSTYFYWKNKDEEIDKDADLKEEMKDIRETHKDYGYRRMRAELLSRGYKVSKNKVQRLMKIMGIQVTSYTRKTRKYNSYKGTIGEIAPNRINRRFDSTIPYQKITTDTTEFKYYYADDSGNYQTGKLYLDPYMDLFNREIISFKITHQPNGQSMLEGLQAAIEASKLCPYRRTFHSDQGWAYQMKSYTRLLKDHRIFQSMSRKGNCLDNSPMENFFSLLKQEVYYGRTYHSFEELAQAIEDFIIYYNGERIKEKLDFRSPIEFRLHHASFAA; from the exons ATGTCTAAATATTCATTAGAATTTAAACTGAATTTAGTAGGAGACTATATTGCGAAAAAAGGAAGTTATCGAACCTTAGCTAATAAAGCAGGAATAGATCCTTCTATTTTACGAAGGTGGGTTAATAACTATTATGAATTTGGTGTAGATGGTTTAAAGAAAAGGCGGACTCAACAGGTTTATACTGTTGAATTCAAATTAAATGCGATAGAATTGTATGAAAGTACGGAAATGAGTTATCGCGAATTGGCCAATTCATTAAACATGAATAATCCAAGTCTAATCGCTAATTGGCGAAGAGCTTATCATGAAAGAGGACTTGATGGCCTTTCCGCGAGGAAAGGAAGGCCACCTAAAGTGTCTAAAAAGAAATCACAAATCAATCAAATAAAGGATAGCAGCGAAACCAATCAGTTAAGTGAAGCAAAAATAAAGGAACTTGAACAACGGATTACGGATTTAGAAATTGAGAACAAATTTTTAAAAGGATTGAGGAGACGTGTGGCTCAAA AGAGTCAAGCGAGAAAAGAAGAAATAGTGACCGAAATCACACGTCTCCATGATGAAAAATATGCTTTAAAAGATATTCTTAGCGTTTTAAAGTTTCCTAAATCGACCTACTTTTATTGGAAAAATAAAGATGAGGAAATTGATAAGGATGCCGATTTAAAAGAGGAAATGAAAGACATCAGAGAAACCCATAAGGATTATGGTTATCGAAGAATGCGAGCTGAACTGCTTTCCCGTGGTTATAAGGTCAGTAAAAACAAAGTTCAACGCCTAATGAAAATTATGGGGATACAGGTCACTAGCTATACTAGAAAGACAAGAAAATATAATTCCTACAAAGGAACGATTGGAGAGATAGCGCCAAATCGTATCAACCGGCGGTTTGATTCGACCATTCCTTATCAAAAAATAACAACAGACACAACAGAATTTAAATACTACTATGCCGATGATTCTGGGAATTATCAAACTGGAAAACTCTATTTAGATCCTTACATGGATCTATTTAATCGAGAAATTATTTCTTTTAAGATAACACATCAGCCTAATGGACAAAGCATGTTGGAGGGGCTACAAGCTGCCATTGAAGCAAGTAAATTATGTCCATACAGAAGAACCTTTCATTCTGATCAGGGCTGGGCCTATCAAATGAAAAGTTACACCCGGCTCTTGAAGGATCACCGAATTTTTCAAAGTATGTCTCGTAAAGGAAATTGCTTAGATAATTCGCCAATGGAGAATTTCTTTAGTCTACTAAAACAAGAAGTCTACTATGGTCGGACTTATCATTCCTTTGAAGAATTAGCACAAGCGATTGAAGATTTTATAATCTATTACAATGGTGAAAGAATCAAAGAAAAATTAGATTTTAGGAGTCCTATAGAATTTCGTCTTCATCACGCTTCTTTCGCCGCTTAA
- a CDS encoding glycoside hydrolase family 1 protein, translating to MIKFPKDFLWGSSTSGPQSEGREAGDGKGDNIWDYWYKIEPFKFHNEIGPGETSTFYKNYKSDIKLLKKTGHTIFRTSIQWARLFPNGTGDINEEAVKFYKDVFQRVKNEDIQLMVNLYHFDMPMELQKIGGWENREVVYAYQNYAQTCIELFNDYVDYWITFNEPIVHVECGYLNQYHYPCKVDPQAAVQVAYHTQLASSLAVKSAHDFNKNIKIGIVLNLTPAYPRSDHPYDKKAANIAELFQAKSFLDPSVKGEYPRELIELLEEHNLLPSYNKEDLKIISENTVDYLGVNYYQPLRVKAPVNVRNSDAPFSPEYYYDTYEMPGRKFNPYRGWEIYEQGVYDIAINIKNNYGNIPWILTENGMGVEDEDRFRVDGQIQDDYRIEFIQGHLKKLHSAIQEGANCKGYLLWTFIDCWSWLNAYKNRYGLIELDLKTQNRIVKKSGEWFKQLSENNGFEE from the coding sequence ATGATTAAGTTTCCAAAAGATTTTTTATGGGGAAGTTCAACATCGGGTCCTCAAAGTGAAGGTAGAGAAGCAGGAGACGGCAAGGGAGATAATATATGGGACTATTGGTATAAAATAGAACCGTTTAAATTTCATAATGAAATTGGGCCGGGTGAAACTTCTACATTTTATAAAAATTATAAATCTGATATAAAGTTACTAAAGAAAACAGGTCATACAATTTTTAGGACCTCCATCCAATGGGCACGACTATTTCCTAATGGAACAGGTGATATCAATGAAGAAGCCGTCAAATTCTACAAGGATGTCTTCCAAAGAGTAAAAAATGAGGACATTCAATTAATGGTTAATTTATATCATTTTGATATGCCAATGGAACTACAAAAGATTGGTGGCTGGGAAAATAGAGAAGTAGTCTACGCCTATCAAAATTATGCTCAAACTTGTATTGAGTTATTTAATGATTATGTTGATTATTGGATTACTTTTAATGAACCAATTGTGCATGTTGAGTGTGGCTATTTAAATCAATATCACTATCCTTGTAAAGTCGATCCCCAAGCTGCAGTACAGGTAGCTTATCATACTCAATTAGCTAGTTCGTTAGCTGTTAAGTCAGCTCATGATTTTAATAAAAATATTAAGATTGGGATTGTTTTAAATTTAACTCCTGCATATCCGCGGAGTGATCACCCTTATGATAAAAAGGCTGCTAATATAGCTGAACTCTTCCAAGCTAAAAGCTTTTTAGATCCATCGGTTAAAGGTGAGTATCCAAGAGAACTCATTGAATTATTAGAAGAACATAATTTACTTCCAAGTTACAACAAAGAAGACTTAAAAATCATTTCAGAAAATACTGTAGATTATTTAGGAGTTAACTATTATCAACCACTGAGGGTAAAAGCGCCAGTAAATGTTAGAAATAGCGATGCGCCCTTTAGCCCTGAATATTATTATGATACTTATGAAATGCCAGGTAGAAAATTTAACCCCTACCGCGGATGGGAAATATATGAACAGGGAGTCTATGATATTGCTATTAACATAAAAAATAATTACGGCAATATCCCTTGGATTCTGACTGAAAATGGTATGGGAGTTGAGGATGAGGATAGATTTAGAGTTGATGGGCAAATCCAAGACGATTATAGAATAGAGTTTATTCAGGGGCACTTGAAAAAACTGCATAGTGCTATCCAAGAGGGGGCTAATTGCAAAGGTTATTTGCTTTGGACATTTATCGATTGTTGGTCCTGGCTGAATGCGTATAAAAATAGATATGGCCTCATTGAATTAGATTTAAAAACACAGAATAGGATTGTAAAAAAATCAGGTGAATGGTTTAAACAACTAAGCGAAAATAACGGATTTGAGGAGTAG
- a CDS encoding DUF871 domain-containing protein, whose translation MKLGCAIYPEYHDYSTIEKYLTKLKKFGFKRIFISLLQINDAETFTKYQKILEFLNNEDFQVVADVNPDVLNRLGWSEDLIGKLNNYGINIIRLDEAPSLKYLAELTHNNHGVKIELNMSTHPEILRELIEMGADKNNITGSHNFYPKRYTGLSERHFKEMTKFFRDYEVETSAFVNSPCSNEGPWPLAEGLCTLEDHRYKNLNYQINYFKALGNIDNVIVANQFMSEEEMKLLSEAVEKPVTFQAQLLNDISPIEKEIVESMHVYRGDISHYVIRSSNSRVKYANSDIKPIKQSKQVHKGDIMIDNNLYKRYKGELQIALTPFEVSDKTNIVGQIDSDYIPLLENLKPWANFKFDMGNDIK comes from the coding sequence ATGAAGCTGGGATGTGCAATTTATCCAGAGTACCATGACTATTCGACTATTGAAAAGTACTTAACCAAGTTAAAAAAATTTGGATTTAAAAGAATATTTATTTCTCTACTACAAATAAACGATGCAGAAACTTTTACTAAGTACCAAAAAATTTTGGAGTTTTTAAATAATGAAGACTTTCAAGTTGTTGCAGATGTTAATCCAGATGTTTTAAATAGACTTGGGTGGAGTGAAGATTTAATAGGGAAGTTGAATAACTATGGAATTAATATCATTCGTTTAGATGAAGCTCCATCCTTAAAATACCTCGCAGAGCTCACACATAATAATCATGGAGTCAAAATTGAATTAAATATGTCAACTCATCCAGAAATTTTAAGAGAATTAATAGAGATGGGTGCTGATAAGAATAATATTACAGGAAGTCACAATTTTTATCCTAAAAGATATACAGGTTTATCAGAAAGACATTTTAAAGAGATGACTAAATTTTTTAGAGATTATGAGGTTGAAACATCTGCATTTGTTAATTCCCCATGTAGTAATGAGGGGCCGTGGCCTTTAGCCGAAGGATTATGTACTTTAGAAGATCATAGATATAAAAATTTAAATTACCAAATTAATTATTTCAAGGCTTTAGGAAATATAGATAATGTCATTGTTGCCAACCAATTTATGAGTGAAGAAGAGATGAAACTTCTAAGTGAAGCAGTTGAAAAACCGGTTACTTTTCAGGCTCAATTGCTAAATGATATTTCTCCTATAGAAAAAGAAATTGTGGAATCAATGCATGTTTATCGCGGAGATATTTCCCATTATGTGATTCGTTCGAGTAATAGTCGTGTCAAATATGCGAATTCAGATATCAAACCGATCAAGCAATCAAAACAGGTACATAAGGGGGACATCATGATTGATAATAACCTTTATAAACGATATAAAGGAGAACTTCAAATCGCCCTAACTCCTTTTGAAGTATCTGATAAGACTAATATCGTCGGACAAATAGATAGTGATTATATTCCATTACTTGAAAATCTAAAGCCATGGGCTAATTTTAAGTTTGATATGGGAAATGATATTAAATGA